In the genome of Bremerella sp. JC817, one region contains:
- a CDS encoding DUF1559 domain-containing protein, with protein sequence MTTRNKRGFTLVELLVVIAIIGVLIALLLPAVQQAREAARRLSCTNRLAQLILALHNYESANNVFPAGSINDTGPIKNSPHGYHHNWISATLPYLGDATTYDHIDFTKSVYDKAQNGPRELYLEVLDCPSSPTSRANSRVGLSHYVGFHNHCELPINTTNTGAFILNKALSANDFRDGLAFTLFLGEAEVTPPSNLGWMSGTRASLRNTGSQPNAGGAPIPLPNVYTDKEWLNTLEMSPQDSMDIQGEFGGIEEFASEDDEEEAEEDTQAKEANAKAQLLTEKDFMNFDGKGIPLPSKAAGIFGVIPNDPLLYVGGVGSHHPGGLNAAHGDGSVQFIAESINGVTYRQLGHRADGQLRVGDY encoded by the coding sequence ATGACTACACGAAACAAACGCGGATTCACGCTGGTGGAACTGTTGGTGGTGATCGCCATCATCGGTGTTTTGATCGCTCTCTTGCTGCCGGCCGTTCAACAGGCACGCGAGGCCGCTCGACGTTTGTCGTGCACCAATCGCCTCGCCCAGTTGATCCTGGCTCTGCACAATTACGAATCGGCCAACAACGTCTTCCCTGCTGGCTCGATCAACGACACCGGCCCGATCAAGAACTCGCCGCACGGATACCATCACAACTGGATCTCGGCGACGCTGCCTTACCTGGGTGATGCGACGACGTACGATCACATCGACTTCACCAAGAGCGTTTACGACAAGGCTCAGAACGGTCCACGCGAGCTCTATTTGGAAGTGCTCGATTGTCCTTCCAGCCCGACTAGTCGCGCCAATAGTCGCGTCGGCCTGTCGCACTACGTTGGTTTTCATAACCACTGCGAGCTACCGATCAACACGACCAATACCGGCGCGTTCATTTTGAATAAGGCGCTCTCGGCCAACGACTTCCGCGATGGTCTCGCGTTCACGCTGTTCCTCGGCGAAGCGGAAGTAACGCCTCCGAGCAATCTGGGATGGATGAGCGGTACCCGTGCCTCGCTGCGAAACACCGGCTCGCAGCCGAACGCTGGTGGGGCTCCGATTCCGTTGCCGAACGTTTACACCGACAAGGAATGGCTTAATACGCTCGAGATGTCTCCGCAGGATTCGATGGATATCCAGGGGGAATTCGGTGGGATCGAAGAGTTTGCTTCGGAAGATGACGAAGAAGAGGCCGAAGAAGATACCCAGGCCAAAGAAGCGAACGCGAAAGCTCAGCTTTTAACCGAGAAGGACTTTATGAACTTCGACGGCAAAGGCATTCCGCTGCCTTCCAAGGCGGCTGGAATCTTTGGAGTGATTCCCAACGATCCGCTGCTTTATGTCGGCGGTGTTGGTAGCCACCATCCAGGCGGTTTGAACGCCGCCCATGGCGACGGTAGCGTGCAGTTCATTGCCGAGAGCATCAACGGCGTGACTTATCGCCAGCTTGGGCATCGTGCGGATGGCCAACTGCGTGTTGGTGACTATTAA
- a CDS encoding response regulator has protein sequence MVSDSRRVLLVEDNPAHAKLMMRTLREFGEALFIDHVTDGEAALAYLCRDGKGQEPKPLPNLILLDLRIPKFDGLTVLQRIKEDPQLKQIPVVILTTSDAEADVKGATDRFANSYLVKPIEYMQFANLMRHIGTYWTELNHAPRSNN, from the coding sequence ATGGTATCCGATTCAAGGCGTGTCTTGCTGGTAGAAGACAATCCCGCCCATGCCAAGCTGATGATGCGCACCCTTCGAGAATTCGGCGAAGCGTTGTTCATCGATCATGTGACCGACGGTGAAGCCGCGCTGGCCTATCTCTGTCGCGATGGCAAGGGGCAAGAGCCCAAGCCGCTACCCAACCTGATCCTGCTCGACTTACGAATTCCGAAATTCGACGGGCTGACCGTTTTGCAGCGAATCAAAGAAGATCCGCAGCTGAAACAGATTCCTGTGGTGATTCTCACCACGTCGGATGCCGAGGCGGATGTTAAGGGCGCGACCGATCGATTCGCCAATAGCTATCTGGTTAAGCCGATTGAATACATGCAGTTTGCCAACTTGATGCGGCACATCGGCACTTATTGGACGGAACTGAACCACGCGCCCCGCAGTAATAATTAA
- a CDS encoding PAS domain S-box protein: MMARKLRLLIVEDDPAHARLIVRGFRAEMEDFELTTQFSLKDARKSIDASLPDLVIVDLSLPDGLGAELIEPQGKGSRYPVMIITSQGDEQTAVDVLKRGAIDYVVKSDSGFSDLPRLAKRSIREWRLQREKVEAEEALRNSEQRYRALIDHSPTSIVVACEGKIVLANGMALKCLGAHTTSELVGKGIADFKIPDVHEMEKLTESAVSDRAPLQMNEYVLKRIDGRPLDVELMSTSVDYYGQEATQYVFQDITLRKEAETEMRIRDRAIASASDGIFIVQLVEGEMCVVDCNQAFLDIVGCPREAVRVNGLSVIRCDSRYEARFRVIVAGIHSCRPARDTLRIHANEDEFRWVEISISPVHVSGSQFTHVVGVVHDITEKVHAEEEIRRRNAELAHFLRLTAMGELVAGLAHEVNQPLYAISNYAGTCENLLKAPDPVDKASVQQCVSRIGQQARRAAEIIRRLRNYVSRTAPRVEGVDMSDLMNDAIALLAPLLEEQAIEVSIAIDPSTPQVFVDKIQIEQVLINLISNATDAIDDTNSERIIEIHTSLVQNKDESLAQVSVRDYGIGVPPNFDVFEAFQSTKETGMGMGLSISRTIIESHGGKIWVEPAPSRGTIFFFTLPTSIQQVTGDVDESDRVCH; encoded by the coding sequence ATGATGGCAAGAAAGCTACGACTACTGATTGTGGAAGACGACCCGGCCCACGCCCGTCTGATCGTGCGTGGCTTCCGAGCCGAAATGGAAGATTTCGAGCTCACCACGCAGTTCTCGTTGAAGGATGCGCGGAAGTCGATCGACGCATCTCTGCCAGATCTGGTGATCGTCGATCTTTCGCTCCCAGATGGCTTAGGCGCGGAACTCATCGAACCGCAAGGGAAAGGCTCTCGCTACCCAGTGATGATCATCACCAGCCAGGGGGACGAGCAAACGGCGGTCGACGTGCTCAAGCGAGGGGCGATCGACTACGTTGTGAAGTCGGACAGCGGCTTCTCGGACTTGCCTCGGCTGGCCAAGCGATCCATTCGCGAATGGCGTCTGCAGCGGGAGAAGGTCGAAGCGGAAGAGGCCCTTCGTAACAGCGAGCAGCGTTATCGAGCGTTGATCGATCATTCACCCACTTCGATTGTGGTGGCCTGCGAAGGGAAGATCGTTCTCGCTAATGGGATGGCGCTAAAGTGCCTCGGAGCCCATACGACATCGGAACTGGTCGGCAAGGGGATCGCCGACTTTAAAATCCCCGACGTGCACGAAATGGAAAAACTGACCGAATCGGCGGTTAGCGACCGGGCCCCGCTGCAGATGAACGAGTACGTTCTCAAACGCATCGATGGTCGGCCTCTCGATGTCGAGCTGATGTCGACTTCGGTCGATTACTACGGCCAAGAGGCGACCCAGTACGTCTTTCAGGACATCACGCTTCGCAAAGAAGCCGAAACTGAGATGCGTATTCGCGACCGTGCGATTGCCTCGGCCAGCGATGGGATCTTCATCGTGCAGCTGGTCGAAGGAGAAATGTGCGTCGTCGACTGCAATCAGGCCTTCCTCGATATCGTCGGTTGTCCGCGGGAAGCTGTCCGCGTAAACGGCTTAAGCGTGATTCGCTGCGACTCGCGGTACGAAGCCCGTTTCCGCGTGATCGTCGCCGGCATTCATTCGTGTCGGCCGGCCCGCGATACGCTGCGAATTCATGCCAACGAAGACGAATTCCGCTGGGTTGAAATATCCATTTCTCCGGTGCATGTTTCCGGAAGTCAGTTCACGCACGTTGTCGGCGTGGTGCACGACATCACCGAGAAGGTTCATGCCGAAGAAGAGATCCGCCGTCGCAATGCCGAGCTGGCTCACTTCCTGCGGCTGACAGCGATGGGCGAACTGGTGGCAGGCCTCGCTCACGAGGTGAATCAGCCACTCTACGCGATCTCGAACTACGCCGGTACGTGCGAGAACCTGCTGAAGGCACCCGATCCGGTCGACAAGGCCAGCGTGCAGCAGTGCGTTTCCCGGATCGGACAGCAAGCGAGACGAGCCGCCGAGATCATTCGACGACTCCGCAATTACGTGAGTCGAACGGCGCCACGCGTCGAAGGAGTCGACATGAGCGACTTGATGAACGATGCGATCGCCTTGCTCGCGCCACTGTTGGAAGAACAAGCGATTGAAGTCTCGATCGCTATAGATCCTTCCACACCGCAGGTATTTGTCGATAAAATTCAAATTGAACAAGTATTGATCAACTTGATTAGCAACGCGACCGATGCGATCGATGATACCAACAGCGAACGAATCATCGAGATTCACACGAGCCTGGTGCAGAACAAAGACGAGTCACTGGCTCAGGTTTCGGTTCGGGACTATGGTATTGGGGTCCCACCCAACTTCGATGTTTTTGAGGCATTTCAGTCGACCAAAGAGACCGGAATGGGCATGGGGCTCTCGATCAGTCGTACCATCATCGAATCGCACGGGGGGAAAATTTGGGTTGAACCTGCTCCCTCGCGCGGTACGATCTTTTTCTTCACGCTTCCCACCTCCATTCAACAGGTAACTGGTGATGTCGACGAATCCGACCGTGTTTGTCATTGA
- a CDS encoding response regulator, whose protein sequence is MSTNPTVFVIDDDPAARESIGMLIRSLGLQVETFASAEQYLQSFDPNRPGCVITDMRMLGLSGLELQEQLVEMGERIPVILISAHANMQIAVKAMRNGAITFLEKPCQQQEIIDAVNEAITLDSRWRLESREATEARENYEKLNSGERDVMKLMMIGKANKVIANRLDVSLRTVEARRHNVFKKMGVDNIPDLTRLALKIDELKAEIEANADSGEDMEEE, encoded by the coding sequence ATGTCGACGAATCCGACCGTGTTTGTCATTGATGACGACCCTGCGGCACGGGAATCGATTGGAATGCTTATTCGCTCACTTGGTCTTCAAGTCGAGACATTCGCATCGGCCGAGCAGTATCTGCAGTCGTTCGATCCCAATCGCCCTGGCTGTGTGATTACCGATATGCGGATGCTCGGGTTGAGCGGGCTGGAGCTGCAAGAGCAGTTGGTCGAGATGGGCGAGCGGATTCCGGTCATCTTGATTTCGGCCCACGCCAACATGCAGATCGCGGTCAAAGCGATGCGCAACGGCGCGATCACCTTCCTCGAGAAGCCTTGTCAGCAGCAGGAAATTATCGACGCCGTGAATGAAGCGATCACGCTCGACTCGCGTTGGCGATTGGAATCGCGGGAAGCGACCGAGGCTCGCGAGAACTACGAGAAGCTGAACTCCGGCGAACGCGACGTCATGAAGCTGATGATGATCGGCAAGGCGAACAAAGTGATCGCCAATCGCCTGGACGTCAGCCTGCGTACGGTCGAAGCGCGCCGTCACAACGTTTTCAAGAAGATGGGTGTCGATAACATCCCGGATCTGACCCGCTTGGCGTTGAAGATCGACGAACTGAAGGCCGAAATCGAAGCTAATGCCGACAGCGGCGAGGATATGGAAGAAGAATAG
- a CDS encoding HDOD domain-containing protein: protein MTQNNSLKDLLAGAQLPALPQSAIRLLELAQDPENGPAEFAVPIEADPGLTGQVLRFVNSSYFGFSREISNVKLAITLVGIRTIKNFALWSAVFSLMPNPKSGPFDLKSLWQDSLRRGLFARAVGKHLGLKDAEDLFAAALLQDMAVPLLAKELGDKYRGLIEGRSEGQARISDLERQTFGWTHAEAGGVIARGWSLPESFAELIESHLDLEDYIESPNKEPGKVAVALSALLPATADESWNELDRFQAAYDKVMKGGPSVAETLEKVDKDYEEFAPVLKLSNPSITLVELLHRAEAKAAT, encoded by the coding sequence ATGACTCAAAACAACTCTCTGAAAGACCTGCTGGCCGGGGCACAGTTGCCAGCACTTCCACAAAGCGCTATTCGTCTGCTCGAACTGGCACAAGATCCAGAAAATGGTCCTGCCGAATTCGCGGTACCAATCGAAGCCGATCCAGGTCTGACCGGCCAGGTATTGCGCTTCGTGAACTCTTCGTACTTTGGTTTCTCGCGCGAGATCTCGAACGTAAAGCTTGCCATCACCTTGGTCGGTATCCGCACGATCAAGAACTTCGCTCTGTGGAGCGCGGTCTTCAGCCTGATGCCCAACCCCAAGAGCGGTCCATTCGATCTGAAGAGTCTGTGGCAAGACTCGCTGCGTCGTGGCTTGTTTGCCCGCGCTGTTGGTAAGCACCTTGGTTTGAAGGATGCTGAAGATCTTTTCGCCGCCGCTCTGCTGCAAGACATGGCCGTGCCACTGCTGGCCAAGGAACTGGGCGACAAATATCGCGGCCTGATCGAAGGTCGTAGCGAAGGCCAGGCCCGTATCTCTGACCTGGAACGCCAGACGTTCGGTTGGACCCATGCGGAAGCAGGTGGCGTGATCGCTCGTGGTTGGAGCTTGCCAGAAAGCTTCGCCGAGCTGATCGAATCGCACCTCGATCTGGAAGACTACATTGAATCGCCAAACAAAGAACCTGGCAAAGTCGCTGTTGCCCTGTCGGCCCTGTTGCCGGCGACCGCTGACGAATCGTGGAACGAACTGGATCGATTCCAGGCCGCCTACGACAAGGTGATGAAGGGTGGCCCATCGGTGGCCGAGACCTTGGAAAAGGTCGACAAGGACTACGAAGAATTCGCTCCGGTTCTGAAGTTGAGCAATCCTTCGATCACGCTGGTCGAACTGCTCCACCGAGCCGAAGCCAAGGCCGCGACCTAA